The window gtaagttgtcgttatgatcaccgtgttacatatgacgtttgagcaaccccaaagtgCATCATACGGTAAGATGTAGCTACGATActatcatggtctaaggaacaaAAACACATGTTAACACAATGTGATATAACAATTGACTTATGACGATAttatctcaaagtataacaaacaagtttgggtcgattcaatatgatcaaTCTTCTAACGTCATATTCTCAAAGTTGCTTTGAGATTATCGTTACTCTTAGCGATATCTCAAGATCTAGAAAATGTGATCAcgaacaacacttgagctagtcttagaggcgagCCTAGGAATCTTATTTGACCATTTATCGTTctacacgtgcatatgagttttccactgaatcacaTATTCTAGGATCATAGAAGTTATACATAGACTATAAACTCTTAAATTACGAACGCAGAAATACAATAATACAAtagtattgcctctagggcatacttccAACATCGAGCCACCCTGTTCTTCCTCCTTGAGTGCTTGTAGAGCATGGGGAAGCTTTGGGCGAGTGTTTCGGCACCCAGCGATAGGGAGTGCCAGAACGATGTCGTTGCCTCATTACCGATCATCACCGTTTTCAACGCCGCAAACAGTTCCCTATCATCCTTGCCGTAGGGGGTTCCAGGCCCACCTAGGGATGCTCGGGTTGTTGCCAGACAATCCACATCCACTGTATCCACATGACGTGACTGGAGTGTTGGAGGTCATGAATACCTAGTCCCCCATAGGTTGTTGGGGTGCATACGGCCGACAATTTCACTTTGCAGCTCTGCAGTGAACTCCTCATATTGCTTCCAGAGAAAACACCTTCTACATTTGTCTATGTATTTGAATAGCTTCTTTGGCGCTCGGACCACGGTGAGCACCTATGTTGGCATATAAATAATTAAGCACACATCAAACCAGCACGCGTCTGCCGGCGATCGGCATCGGCCTTCCCTTCCAACCCGCCAACCTAGTTTTTATTCGGTCGAGGATGAATTGGAGGTGTACAGGCCGTAACTAAGAAGTTGTAATATGCATCCCTAAGTACTTGATGGGGGAAATTAGTCGTGGATCCACCAAAACTTTGGAGCACCTCCGTAAGATCAATCTCCTTGCAGTGTAtgggtgcgaccgaagactttgAGGGGTTTATGCGTAGGCAGGTGGCATCCCCAAAGTCTCGAAAGGTTCCCATTAGAGCATCTATATCTAGACTTGGCAAATCCACCCCCCCTATATACGCCCGCGGGCGCGTCCGGGGGAGTCCATGGAGAGTGCTGGGCGGCCCCTCATATGGATTGCCGCACATTCAAACACCTCAAATGCGGAGCCTCAAATCCATGCAATCCATGCACGTCGATCATACGATACAAGTTGTCGCAATTCAACAGTTCAAAACAAAGCAAAACAAATCATAGTTCAACAATCTGGACATGCAAAATGAAATCAATGTCAGATCCTGATGGATCCCTCGCTGGCTGAGCGTATCACTCATTGGATGCCATCCATACTGCCTGCTCTGAGGCTATCCTTGTATCTTATTCCACCTGCATCCGAGCCGCATGCTCCGCCTACATCCTTGTCGCGTGCTCCGCTGCCACCGTAGCCACACTCACCACCTTGTACTCCCTATGGTTGTTGATCTCCTTCTTCTCCTTAAGCCACTTCTTTGCATGCTCATCCAAGAGGGTTTCGTCCGCCAACATGATCTTCGCATCATTCACGTCCCGTGCGAGTTGCAACCTCTCCTTCTCAAGCTCAATCTCTCCTAATGTCTTGGCCTTCTCGAGCTCCCATTTGGTCACCCCCTCTTGCTTCTCCAACCTGATCTTCTCCGTCTCAATTTCTAGCTTCTTCTCCGCCCTCTTCCAGTCCCAATCCATCCTTTCTGTTTGTGCATCGAACGTGAGCTTGTACCTCTCCTCTTTCTTGTTCTCCCTCACTAAAAAAATGCCCATCCATGTGGAGGACATTTTGGTAGCCACGGCGTCACGGGAGGCCCTTGCCTTCTCTACTTGTTTCCCATGACTTTCCGGTTATCCTTTGGCACGATGGCTCTTACATTCACCACGACAATATCTTCCTCTTCATCGTCCAACCCAATTGATTGATGGGAGCTTGAGACATCATTCTTCTTCTTGCCGGCCTTGAGATCGGCCACAAGTTGTGTCCACTTTAGTCCGCCATTCAATATGATCCAACAATGGCTAAAAGCAAATGGCTTCTTCTCCGTTCGTGATACATAATGGCCGCCACTGCCATCTAGCAAACAAAatatgtatgagcatgagaatgCAAACACAAGAAGCATTAGCAAATGATGACAAGATGAAGCAATTGAGCTTACATGAGTTGCCACTCCCATCCCACTTTGAGGGTGGCCGGTGACTTGTGAGTAGTAGTCGACGTACTTGTTCACTTCCCCTTGAACGATCCCCCATCGATGTTGAAGAGATGCAACATTACGGTTGTTGACGATAGGATGCGGCTCCACATATTCCTTTTGTTCATGACATATATTCCTTCCAAATCTTCTCCTAATACATGTTCCCTTTTGCTCAGTGCCGCATATTTGATCCATTGTTGTTGCCAACCAAGCTTGACCAACAAAATATCCTCGAAAGTTGAGAATGCGGAACCTCTtgcctttgtcttcttcttcttcttcttcttctttttgcttgcttgcttgctcgGATTGGGATTTGATGTTGTCCCAACTTGAAATGAAGGGCAAGTTGGACCCCCCAATTCGTAGTCCATTTTGGTCGGGCCTTGATTATCATTGATCATGTCTGACAGGAACACCTCCTGAATGATCATGGTTTGTAGGCATTCATCATGTCCGAAATGAACTTATGATCTATACAAAACATTGAACATGCCATATGCAAAGTTGATCGGATAGGAGCAACAACAACATATCGACTCTTGTCGAGTCATTTTGTCGAACAGATCGTGCACAGCCCTGTCGCTCCCGATTCCCGTGCTTTTGCCCCAACCGGCCGTCAGATCCTCCTTTGTCCCAACCTGGGCCGATGACGCAATCCTTGTCGGCGGTCGGATGGATGGGGTGCGGGGTTTCGAGCGATGCGGGAGAAGGGGCGGGGAGCTGCTCGTCCATGTATGCATCTGCTCCCTGCGCTGCTGCCGCTTCACTCTCTTGTTGCAGGTGTCACCAATTCCTCCGGGCAATGTTCTTCGGCTTGCACGACAAAGCCGAGGACGGGACGTTGGCGGACGAGGCGGACGCAGCCTCTGTCGCGGCGGTCGGGGACGGGCTGGACGGCATCTAGGGTGGCGGATTGGGACCAGCGATGAGGATGGAGAGCAAGGGTGGCGGACGACGACGGCTCGGACTCGGGAAAGGTTGGAGCGAGGCGGGAGAAGTAGGAAGGATTTAGTGGATTTGATGCAATTTATGATGGGGTAGGACTGCCGGGTCCAACGTGAGGAGCGACCGGACACACCCGAGCGCATCATATCCGCTTCAGATTTAGCCTAGATATGAGAATGTCGGTCATCCCGAACGTTTGAATCCCGTTTTCTGTCTTGGTGGCTTTTTTATGACCAGTTAGGGCATCTCCATTGCTGGGCGCTTAGGCCAGGCGCCAGGTTCGTAATCCCGGCAGATTAGCGGTTGCCGGGTGTAATCCTGGTGTCAACCCTGGCATCGACGCCAAACCATGCACCCGGCGCTTGGTCATTTTCCTTCCAGTACTTAGCGTCCACGTTGTTTAGTTAATTAGCGTCTAGCGTTGAGGGATGAGGCGCTTAAGTGTGTTtcagatttttatttatttattattttgtCTATAAGCGCCTATGTAAGCTCCTAGCATTGTAGATGCCCTTAGTGACCAGGCCGTCTGTCCCAAACATTTGAGACGGGTCTGCGATCCATCTGTCTCCTGGCGCACAGGGTATGCGAAATCACCGCGTGCTCACGCACTTGTCGAACTATCGATGGTCCAAAATTCCACACGAATTGCGCAGGGCCGTACCACACTATTTTCATATTACCAGTCCGGTCCTGGTGTGACCAGTTGGATCAAGCGGCGCATCGCACGCGTCGCTTCTACCCACCGGCGCGACGCATCCAGCAAATATACAACTCCTGCCGTACGACCCCACCACGACCCGATCGATCGAGTATGCACGCTGACTCACGGGCTATGACCAACCGCGCTTACGTCATGCCTCGTGACGTCTTCACCCGTCTTCCTCGTGACGGTCTCTCCCTTTCTGTAGAGAGCACGAGGTgctcttccctttgccctttctcTGACGGGACCGGAGCGAGAGCCCGTTCGTTGTCACAGCCAGCGCCGTCCGGTTTCTTTATGGAAGACCGGGTCCGGGTCATGGTTTAAGCAAGGCACACGATCGATCAAACCATTAATCTCCCTAACCTGCCTTGACTAGCCAGGTCCATTCTTCTGATTTTTGCGTGGAGACTAGCCAGGTTCATTCAGCGCCAGTGTCAACTCGAAATTGTATTCTTATTTTTGCTGCGAGGACTTTGAATTGTATTTGCACTAGTGGGTCGTTTCTTCTTGAAGAAAATACACGGTGAATTTTACTCCCTGCGTACGAGTAGTACTCGTACAGTACTAGTGGTATTCAATTATGCTCACGGAGTGCCCAAAGTCTTCGGTGTTTTCATCGCCAGGAGCACGTCAATATGAACAGTCGACGCCAGCACCCACGGCGGCCGGCACGCCTATAAATTAGCCCGACGTATTATTCGACAGCCTCACCGACTCATCCTCTCTGTCTTGTCTTGTCTCCCTCCCtctttccctctctctctctctctctcgcgcgcgcgTGCAATCCACCGGACCACGACGATCGGCCGGGCCCCAGAGGCGATGGATGCCACCGCGGCGGACAGGCACGAGGCTTCACCAGTGGCAAGAGACGGCGAGTCCACGACGTCCGTGCCGGAGGTGCCGCGAGCGCCATTGTCCGACTTGCCTGTCGCCGGCGGCAGCGGCACGCCCgaggagagcggcggcggcgaggacgaGCAGGTGGAGAGGTTCTACGCGCTGCTCGCCAACATCCGGGCACTGAGGGACGTGTACGGCGCCGGCGGGTCGTCGAGGAAGCGGGCCAGGGGGGCGGAGGCGCCGTTGTGGAAGCCAAAGTTCAGGATGGAGGATTTCCGGGAGGCGGACGACGTGGTGCCCGCGAAGAAGGGGAGGAGCGATCGCGTCGAGCGGCAGCGGCTGGAGAACAGCGACGCGGCGGAGGCCGACGGGGAGGACGGCGAGGTCGTGGAAGAGAATGATCGGGTCTCCGCGTCGCAGACCACGTGTGTGCTGACTGCCGAGCAGCCGGCCTAGCTAGCCAGTATTCTGAATCCAACAAATTGTCTGGACGATATTACTTCTAATGTGTACACCGACGCAGTCGCTTAATTAGATTTGCCATCTGCCATGTATCTTTCCTTTTTGATATCCATTTACACGTACTGACATAGAATTTTAAGTTCCCTGAAAACACGATAGTAGAATTTTAAGTAGTTTTGCTATATATGCGACCGACAAATAATTATGCCGAATTCACTGTTAGTGCTAACAAG is drawn from Aegilops tauschii subsp. strangulata cultivar AL8/78 chromosome 1, Aet v6.0, whole genome shotgun sequence and contains these coding sequences:
- the LOC109746763 gene encoding uncharacterized protein, with the protein product MDATAADRHEASPVARDGESTTSVPEVPRAPLSDLPVAGGSGTPEESGGGEDEQVERFYALLANIRALRDVYGAGGSSRKRARGAEAPLWKPKFRMEDFREADDVVPAKKGRSDRVERQRLENSDAAEADGEDGEVVEENDRVSASQTTCVLTAEQPA